In Gemmatimonadota bacterium, the sequence TCCAGTGCACGCGCCACGATGAAGGCGCTCCGAAGCGGACAGGATGAGGACGCCGCGGAGGTGAAAGAGACCATTCTCGTTTCGAAGGACGGGGATCGCATTCCCGTATCGCTGTCGGCGTCCGCGCTGTTGGACGAGACGGGGCGCTTCATCGGGACGGCGGGCATCTCGCGCGATCTGCGCCCGTGGAAGAAGCTGGAGAAGCGGCTTCTGGAAGCGGAAAAGGCGACCACCATCCGCGAACTGGCTGCGAGTCTGTGCCATGAGACGAACAACTTCCTGGAGACGATCCTCTCGGCGGGGCAGGTCTCCCTCCTGACGCTGGACCGCGACGAGATCTGCCGGATGTATGAGGCAGCGGGGAAGGAGAGTGAGTTGTCGGCAGAAGTGGATCGGCTGACGGTGATCTCCCAGGAAGCGCTGAAGATCGCCGCGCTGACGAACCGTCTGCAGCATGTCGCTCGCGGTGGAACCTATGAGACGGTCGAGTATATCCACGACATGAAGATGGCCGACCTCCCCGAGGGGCCGGGGCTCTCCGGGCGGATTCTTGTGGCGGATGACCGCGAGTACATCCGCCGGTTTCTGAAGGACTTTCTCGTGCTGGAAGGGTTCCAGGTGGATACCGCGGAAGATGGACGGGAGGCGGTGGAGATGGCGTGCGCTTCCCACTATGATGTGGTGCTCTCGGACATCAAGATGCCGCACCGAAACGGGTACGAGGTATTCGAGCAGGTGCGGGCGGAATCCCCCGATACGCGGGTCATCCTGATGACGGCCTACGGATACGACCCGACTCACTCCATCGCCCGTGCCTCGGACGAAGGGCTGGGTGCCGTGCTCTTCAAGCCCTTCCAGATGGCACGCGTCCGCGCGGTCATCACCGAGGCGCTCGCCGCGGGGAATGACGCTTCGTGAGTTCCTCCCGCCCCCCCGTCGTTCGATTTGCCCGCCCCCCCGTCGTTCGATTTGCCGTCAAGTTCCGCGTGGAGCTTCTCTTCGCGCTCCTGATCGTGGTGCTCTTCCGAGAGTATCTCTTCGGCGGCGGGTTGCTTTACGGAACGGACTCGATCCCCGGCGGACTCTTCTTTCGAGGGTTTCTCGTGGAGTTCGTGCGTGAGTACCATGAACTACCCCGATGGAACCCCTTTATCCTGGGCGGCCTCCCGTTTCTGGACGCGACACACGGAGACACTTTCTTCCCGAGTTCGGTGCTGCAGTTTCTCTTTCCCGTTCATCGCGGTATGGGCCACAAGCTCGTCCTGCATGTCTTCCTGGCCGGCGCGTTCATGGTGTTCTATCTGCGTTCACTGCGGATGCGCACGGCCGCGGCGGCCTTCGGCGGACTTGTGTACATGCTTTCGCCGATCCTCGTCAGCTATATCTTTGCCGGTCAGGACGGGAAGATCTATGTGACGAGCCTCGCGCCGCTGGTGTTCGGGCTGCTGGAGCGCGCGATGGCTCGAGGTGGCATGGTGCGCTTCCTGGGGCTCGGACTTGCGATTGGTGTGACCATTCTCTCCGCCCAGATCCAGATGGCCTACCACTGCATGTGGGTGCTGGGTGCGCTCTTTGTGCTCCGTCTATTCCGCGGCAG encodes:
- a CDS encoding response regulator; protein product: MQDDSARHEGPEEVRSQRDRLLRENESLGRRIVHNDLERKRTADQVAHLFRITAAVLAAGDLEEQLELVAHGIVTACNYRRCLINLFDDEGRVWKRAHAGLGQEEAAALTEAPLLTPEERARILDERHRIGNSYFVPHDSSLAQDLADTGVSSRRAEDEFLDWHPEDFLFVPLHGMDERLVGTVSVDDPQDGRRPTAGSLTVLELFAREAAFAIEQSTLLRKLEETRSYLNNVVAGSRDAIVTTDVEGRIVLWNAGAERMLGWKQEEISGKSVLTVYEDESSARATMKALRSGQDEDAAEVKETILVSKDGDRIPVSLSASALLDETGRFIGTAGISRDLRPWKKLEKRLLEAEKATTIRELAASLCHETNNFLETILSAGQVSLLTLDRDEICRMYEAAGKESELSAEVDRLTVISQEALKIAALTNRLQHVARGGTYETVEYIHDMKMADLPEGPGLSGRILVADDREYIRRFLKDFLVLEGFQVDTAEDGREAVEMACASHYDVVLSDIKMPHRNGYEVFEQVRAESPDTRVILMTAYGYDPTHSIARASDEGLGAVLFKPFQMARVRAVITEALAAGNDAS